The proteins below come from a single Romeriopsis navalis LEGE 11480 genomic window:
- a CDS encoding AAA family ATPase has protein sequence MVEILSVTLKNFKAHSDRCFAFQPGTNAISGENGAGKTSILEAIAWVLFDHRGEYKVEDFIRNGESTAQATVSFISSRDQRTYDVQRSSRSGYTIYDPQLNEKLNLSRKGDEILPWLRENLGVAPGTDLSELFSSTIGVPQGTFTADFQLTPEKRKAIFDKVLKVEEYQKTFKDFINLEKYSKAQTDSLARDIAHCEEQLQEWDALVQLHTNLQQELELGKAELTLWQEKLEKLKVEQDRIGAQAAELQHLTNRVTQATSQVQSQEKELQRLATELEQAREAVEICTERRSAYQAVLQAEEMLKALEKQRDQQQQLEQQKQNLVQQSTDRTTQLATLNHQIERCNQAQTQFDRLQPQLAAQVELEKQLQHVQQQLQNLNSWRQTLTRDEKRLAQLQQRSQALKQELEQLQALETIDAQIAELEVQQQRYQQQLSRIAAAAQFDHDLRQILAQAQKRGTLHDQEIKTTATNLKALQAAAGIADQAITPIITALEHGFQLQAHLVADIQGILDDLSEQIVAERLEQAIQQTQIQLNGLRQQQARYLTLAAKQQEQTQIFAEIMEVKAVMQQAKTHLASEPEWQSQLTDLKQQLHALDDPGARSRFLQKEIEQQPALTQQKRQLQLAMSETQTQLQEFEQQLVEFADLPARITAQQEQRDLHRPDYNRYLEHQKAANRFKPLNEQFATAKEQLLSQQQQLAQLLTQQQTLAATLDPQEVAALQAAYQEANRETITRQAQLPEKLKRLEALEVQVAKLKTVQEKRDRTQTALKQQQKVDRFIKFARKAYKQAGPRITELYVQSIAREADKLFRELLNRPNVALEWTRDYEILVREGANERRFINLSGGEQMCAALAVRLALLKILADINIAFFDEPTTNMDRPRRIQLAEAISNIRSFRQLFVISHDDTFEQVTENVIFVTRETPS, from the coding sequence ATGGTCGAAATTCTGTCTGTCACGCTGAAAAACTTTAAAGCCCACAGCGATCGCTGCTTTGCTTTCCAGCCCGGAACCAATGCCATCTCTGGGGAAAACGGTGCAGGCAAAACCAGTATTCTCGAAGCGATCGCTTGGGTGTTGTTTGATCATCGGGGCGAGTATAAGGTTGAAGATTTTATCCGGAATGGGGAGAGTACGGCCCAGGCGACGGTGAGCTTTATTTCTAGCCGCGATCAGCGGACCTATGATGTCCAGCGAAGTAGTCGATCGGGTTACACCATTTATGATCCCCAGCTCAATGAAAAGCTAAATCTGTCGCGCAAAGGGGATGAAATTTTGCCCTGGCTGCGCGAGAACTTGGGTGTGGCACCGGGGACCGATCTCTCAGAGCTATTTTCCAGCACGATCGGTGTGCCCCAAGGTACTTTTACCGCTGACTTTCAGCTCACCCCAGAGAAACGGAAAGCGATCTTCGATAAGGTGCTGAAAGTTGAGGAATATCAAAAGACCTTCAAGGATTTTATCAACCTCGAAAAATATTCAAAGGCGCAGACAGATAGCCTCGCTCGGGATATTGCACATTGTGAGGAACAATTGCAAGAATGGGATGCACTGGTGCAGTTGCACACAAATTTGCAGCAGGAGCTGGAGCTGGGTAAGGCAGAGCTGACCCTATGGCAAGAGAAGCTCGAAAAGTTGAAAGTTGAGCAGGATCGGATTGGGGCTCAAGCGGCTGAGTTGCAGCATTTAACGAATCGTGTCACCCAAGCCACGAGCCAAGTCCAGTCTCAGGAAAAAGAGCTGCAACGATTAGCGACGGAGCTAGAGCAAGCCCGAGAGGCTGTGGAAATTTGTACAGAACGGCGATCGGCCTATCAAGCTGTACTCCAGGCTGAGGAAATGCTCAAAGCTCTTGAAAAACAACGCGATCAGCAGCAGCAACTTGAGCAGCAGAAGCAAAATTTGGTGCAACAATCGACCGATCGCACCACCCAACTCGCGACCCTGAATCATCAAATTGAACGCTGTAATCAAGCCCAGACCCAGTTCGATCGGCTCCAGCCCCAGTTAGCGGCGCAGGTGGAACTGGAAAAGCAACTTCAGCATGTCCAGCAGCAACTCCAAAACCTGAATAGCTGGCGGCAAACTTTAACCCGTGACGAAAAACGTCTGGCTCAATTACAGCAGCGCTCCCAAGCGCTGAAGCAAGAACTAGAGCAGTTGCAGGCGTTGGAGACAATCGACGCACAAATTGCGGAACTCGAAGTTCAACAGCAACGCTATCAGCAGCAGCTTAGTCGGATTGCGGCGGCGGCTCAGTTTGATCACGATCTGCGACAAATCCTGGCGCAAGCCCAGAAGCGAGGGACGCTACATGACCAGGAAATTAAAACCACTGCCACGAATCTCAAAGCATTACAAGCGGCGGCCGGAATTGCTGACCAAGCGATCACGCCAATTATCACTGCCTTAGAACATGGTTTCCAGCTCCAGGCGCATCTAGTCGCCGATATTCAAGGGATTCTCGATGATCTGTCGGAGCAGATTGTGGCCGAGCGTCTTGAGCAAGCGATTCAACAAACGCAAATCCAACTAAATGGACTGCGGCAGCAGCAAGCCCGTTATTTGACGTTGGCCGCGAAGCAGCAAGAGCAAACCCAGATCTTTGCGGAAATTATGGAAGTTAAGGCCGTGATGCAGCAGGCGAAAACCCATCTTGCTAGTGAACCGGAGTGGCAATCACAGCTGACGGATCTCAAGCAACAGCTTCACGCGCTTGATGATCCCGGTGCGCGTAGCCGGTTTCTGCAAAAAGAGATTGAGCAGCAACCAGCGCTCACCCAACAAAAACGCCAGTTGCAGCTTGCGATGTCCGAAACCCAGACGCAGCTACAGGAGTTTGAGCAACAACTGGTAGAGTTTGCCGATCTCCCGGCCCGAATTACGGCGCAGCAAGAGCAGCGTGACTTGCATCGACCGGATTACAATCGCTATCTCGAACATCAAAAAGCGGCGAATCGCTTCAAACCCCTGAACGAACAATTTGCTACGGCTAAGGAGCAACTATTGTCCCAGCAGCAGCAGTTAGCGCAACTTTTGACTCAACAACAAACCCTCGCGGCCACCCTTGATCCCCAGGAAGTTGCGGCGCTGCAAGCGGCTTACCAAGAAGCGAACCGTGAAACGATTACCCGACAGGCTCAATTACCTGAGAAGTTGAAGCGACTGGAAGCGTTAGAAGTGCAGGTGGCGAAACTCAAGACCGTACAGGAAAAACGCGATCGCACCCAGACTGCGCTAAAGCAACAGCAAAAGGTCGATCGATTTATTAAATTTGCGCGCAAAGCCTACAAGCAAGCGGGACCCAGAATTACGGAACTGTATGTTCAAAGTATTGCGCGGGAGGCCGATAAGCTATTCCGTGAATTGTTGAACCGACCGAACGTTGCCTTGGAGTGGACGCGGGATTACGAAATCTTGGTGCGAGAAGGCGCAAACGAACGTCGGTTTATTAATCTCTCGGGTGGTGAGCAGATGTGTGCGGCGTTGGCCGTCCGTTTAGCACTGCTCAAGATCCTTGCAGACATTAATATTGCGTTCTTCGATGAGCCGACAACTAATATGGATCGTCCCCGCCGGATTCAACTGGCTGAAGCCATCTCGAATATTCGTTCCTTCCGACAACTCTTCGTAATTAGTCATGACGATACCTTTGAGCAAGTCACGGAGAACGTTATTTTCGTCACAAGAGAAACCCCATCCTAG
- a CDS encoding NADAR family protein, translating into MPPAMINSKATLIQAIQSGTNPEYLCFWGHRPAKDGSITKSCFSQWWASPFFADGCVYPTAEHYMMAEKARLFDDRIMAGEILKATNPKEVKALGRKVKGFDQTVWEKYCCSIVVEGNYHKFNQNSALQKFLLDTGDKILVEASPVDKIWGIGLAEDDAQATVPEQWPGSNLLGFALMVVRDRIRNQ; encoded by the coding sequence ATGCCTCCCGCCATGATCAACTCAAAAGCGACACTCATTCAGGCCATTCAATCCGGTACAAACCCCGAATACCTTTGCTTCTGGGGCCATCGTCCAGCCAAAGACGGCAGCATTACCAAAAGCTGCTTCAGCCAATGGTGGGCCTCACCCTTCTTTGCCGATGGCTGTGTTTATCCCACTGCCGAACACTACATGATGGCGGAAAAAGCGCGCTTGTTTGACGATCGCATTATGGCCGGAGAAATTCTTAAAGCAACCAATCCCAAAGAGGTCAAAGCCCTGGGTCGTAAGGTGAAAGGGTTTGATCAAACCGTCTGGGAAAAATATTGTTGCTCAATTGTCGTCGAAGGCAACTATCACAAGTTCAACCAAAACAGTGCCTTGCAAAAGTTCCTGCTAGATACCGGGGATAAGATTTTAGTTGAAGCGAGTCCGGTGGATAAGATTTGGGGTATTGGCCTCGCCGAGGATGACGCACAGGCGACAGTTCCCGAGCAATGGCCAGGGTCAAATTTATTGGGCTTTGCGCTGATGGTGGTGCGCGATCGGATTCGGAATCAATAA